The genome window CAATGACCGGGATGGAGCCCGTGCCCCAGCGGCGGATCGTGCGGATCTACGTGGTGCAGCTCTTCCAGGAGCCCGACGGGGCGCTCTACGGCCGCGTGACGGAGCCCGCCACCATGCGCCAGTGGATCTTCCGGGACCTCGGAGATCTGCCCCGCATCCTCCGGCTATGGATGGAGGGTCCCCCGGTAGCGACATCAGAGGATTGAGGGGGGATCTCACACGGAGGCAAGAAGAACACGGGAAAAACCTTTGTGCCCTCAAGTGCCTCCGTGTGAGCCTTCAACGGGCTTCCGCGGCCATCCCGGTTTCCCGGCGCAGGACCTCCCGCAGGCGCTGGATCTCCGGCTCCCAGCGGGCTTCCCCCAGGGCGATCCGCTGGTGCTTGCGGAAGGCCAGCTCCGTCGCCAGCGCATAGATCCGCCCGAGCCGCCAGAAGGTGGCCATGTCTCCCCGCAGCAGCGCTCCCCACTGCGCTCCCATGCGCCCGAAGATCGAGGCGCACTGCCGGTAGAGGGATTCCGGAAGCACCCCAGCGCCTACCTCCTCCCGGAGATACTGCCGGATCCAGCGCTGCTCCCGCGTCAGCCCGTAGAGGGCGATGGCGAAGATCAGCAGCGCCCCCAGCCAGTCGAAGGGGATCCACAGCAGGCAGAACAGCGGGGATCCCGTGGCTTCGGTCAGCGTGGCGGTGGTGTTGTGCAGGGCGTGGAAGGCCATCGCCCCGCCCAGGCCCAGGACAGGGGCGGTCAGGCGGACCATCGGGGAAGGCGAGAGGCGGGCGGCGGCGAACCCCAGGCCGGTGAGGGCTGTGAAGGCCGCGTGGTTGAGACCGAAGACGATGGCCCGGCCGATGAAATTGCCGAACATCCCGGCCAGCCCGCCCTCAGAGGCGGCGCTCAGGAAGTAGAGGACGTTCTCCGTGGCGGCGAAGCCGAAGCCCACCAGGGAGCCGTAGAGGAAGCCGTCGTAGAGGCTGTCGATCTCCCGGCGATACAGGAGGAAAAGCAGGAAGACGAAGAGGCCCTTGAAGAGCTCTTCTGTGAAGGGGGCGACGAAGATGCCGCCCAACGCGCTCCCCGCGCCCTTTCCGAGGACGGCGCCCAGCACGCCGAAGATCGGGATCTGGGCGCACAGGGCGAGCAATACGGTGGGGACGCTGCCCCACAGGAAGGCCGCCCCGATCAGCCAGAGCGGCTCTTTCTCGAAGCGATCGAACCACCATGCGAAGGCGGCATAAAGCGCCATCGGCCCGAAGCCCAGCAGCGGCGCCAGACAGAGGGCGATCAGTGGGAATGTCCCCGCATTCTCCATGGCCGGTCTCCGGATTGAAGAGAGTGTCCCCCCAGGTCCCCTTACGCGCTCAGGTGGCGCAGGGCTTCTCGCAGGCGCTGGATCTCGCTCTCCCAGCGGGCCTCGCCCAGGGTCGCCTGCTGGTGCTTGCGGAAGGCCAGCTCGGCGGCGATCTGGAGCTGCTGCCCACGCCGCCGCCAGGCCGCCGTGTCGCCCCGGAGGAGCGGACCCCACCGATAGGCCAGCCAGCCTGTAGGCGAGCGGAGGGTCTCATACAGGGGCGCCGGGAGAACGCCGGCGGAAACCTCCTCGGCGAGATAACGGGCGATCCAGGCTTGCTCCCGGCCCATCCCGTAAACGACGATGCCGAGCAACACCAACACCCCCAGGGCG of Thermoflexus sp. contains these proteins:
- a CDS encoding PrsW family intramembrane metalloprotease; amino-acid sequence: MENAGTFPLIALCLAPLLGFGPMALYAAFAWWFDRFEKEPLWLIGAAFLWGSVPTVLLALCAQIPIFGVLGAVLGKGAGSALGGIFVAPFTEELFKGLFVFLLFLLYRREIDSLYDGFLYGSLVGFGFAATENVLYFLSAASEGGLAGMFGNFIGRAIVFGLNHAAFTALTGLGFAAARLSPSPMVRLTAPVLGLGGAMAFHALHNTTATLTEATGSPLFCLLWIPFDWLGALLIFAIALYGLTREQRWIRQYLREEVGAGVLPESLYRQCASIFGRMGAQWGALLRGDMATFWRLGRIYALATELAFRKHQRIALGEARWEPEIQRLREVLRRETGMAAEAR